In one window of Rhodanobacter sp. FDAARGOS 1247 DNA:
- a CDS encoding CPXCG motif-containing cysteine-rich protein, whose protein sequence is MLTPHTIDCPYCGESIEILLDASISSQQYIEDCQVCCRPITLSVEVDEDGAVAVRASGENDA, encoded by the coding sequence ATGCTCACGCCACACACCATCGATTGTCCGTACTGCGGCGAGTCCATCGAGATCCTGCTCGACGCATCGATTTCCAGCCAGCAATACATCGAGGATTGCCAGGTGTGCTGTCGCCCGATCACGCTGAGCGTGGAGGTCGACGAGGACGGTGCGGTCGCGGTGCGCGCATCGGGCGAGAACGATGCCTGA
- a CDS encoding putative toxin-antitoxin system toxin component, PIN family — translation MTAASSPPRVVLDTNVCLDIFLFHDAQSAALHVAMREGRIQAVTRSDCRAEWLRVLHYPQVPIGAEARPGIEAAFDALVHCLPDEQATASPEVSLPRCADPDDQMFLELAQAAGARWLVSKDNELLKLAPRCARDGLFWIGLPQAWSPRHG, via the coding sequence ATGACTGCCGCCTCTTCACCACCACGCGTCGTGCTGGACACCAACGTGTGTCTGGACATCTTCCTGTTCCACGATGCGCAGTCCGCCGCGCTGCACGTGGCGATGCGCGAGGGCCGCATCCAGGCGGTGACGCGCAGCGACTGCCGCGCCGAATGGCTGCGCGTACTGCACTATCCGCAGGTGCCGATCGGCGCCGAAGCACGGCCCGGCATCGAGGCCGCGTTCGATGCCCTGGTGCACTGCCTGCCGGACGAACAGGCCACCGCGTCGCCCGAGGTGTCGCTGCCGCGCTGCGCGGACCCGGATGACCAGATGTTCCTGGAGCTGGCGCAGGCCGCCGGTGCGCGCTGGCTGGTCAGCAAGGACAATGAACTGCTGAAGCTGGCGCCGCGCTGCGCCCGCGACGGCTTGTTCTGGATCGGCCTGCCGCAGGCGTGGTCGCCGCGCCACGGTTGA